The Planctomycetia bacterium genomic interval AACGATGTCGATATGCTCAGGCTACTTGGAGGCGGGGAATCTGATTTGCTTCCTCGCTGCTCAAAGTACGCATTCCGCACTGAAGTTCGCCGATTGAGTATTCATTTATGAGTAACGATCCTACGCCACGAAGATATCCGATTGGCGCTGAGTACCAGGACGGGCGCGTGCAATTTCGCGTTTGGGCGCCGAAATGGACTGCCGCGGAAGTTGTGATTCTCGACCGCGCGAATGCTTCTCAGGAACTCGCCGTCGTGCGCATGACGGCGGAGGAGCACGGTTTCTACGCTGGCGAGTGCGACGGCCAGCCGGGCTTGGTCTATGCCTTTCGTCCGCACGGTCAATCGCGTTGGTTTCCCGACCCGGCGTCCCACTATCAGCCGCAAGGGCCGGAAGGTCCGTCGCAAGTCGTGGATCCGCACCAATTCGTCTGGACCGATGGCGATTGGCATGGCCTCGAACCCCGCGGCCAGGTGATCTACGAATTGCACGTCGGCACCTTCACGACAGCAGGCACGTGGCGCGCCGCGGCAGCCGAGCTTGCTGAACTAGCACGGATCGGCATTACAGCGTTGGAAATCATGCCGATCGCCGATTTCGCTGGCGACTTTGGCTGAGGCTACGACGGCGTGAATCTTTTCGCGCCGTGCCGGCTGTACGGAACGCCGGAGGATTTCCGCGCGTTCGTGAATCATGCACACGAGTTGGGCATCGGCTTGATTCTCGACGTCGTCTACAACCATTTTGGGCCGGTGGGCAACTATCTGGCGCAGTACTCCGATCATTACTTCACCGACCGCCACGTCACCGAATGGGGCGCCGCGATCAATTTCGACGACGCCGATTCCGCCATCGTTCGGGATTATTTCCTGACCAACGTGCGCTATTGGATCGAGGAGTTCCACCTCGACGGCTATCGCTTCGACGCGACGCAGGCGATCGCCGATTGCTCTCCGCGACACATTCTGGCGGAGATGTCGGAGGTTGCGCGCGCCGCGGCCAAAGGACGGCGGATTCATCTATCCGTGGAGAACCAACCGCAGGACGTCATCAACTTGCGCGCAACCAAGAGCGGCGGCTTCGGCATGGACGCCATCTGGAACGACGACTTTCATCACTCCGCGCGTGTCTGCGCCACGGGGCGTAACGAAGGTTATTATCGCGACTTCGCAGGGCACGCCCAGGAGCTCGTCACCGCCGCGCGGCATGGGTTCTTGTATCAGGGGCAAGCCCGCGTGAATGGGCAGGAACGCGGCTCCGGCACGCGCGGGTTTGATGCGTGGTCCTTCGTTTCATTCTTGCAGAACCACGACCAGGTCGCGAATTCCGCTTACGGGCTGCGTTTGCATCAATTGGCGAGCCCCGCAAGGTTTCGCGCCCTAACAGCGCTCTGGCTGTTCATGCCGCAGACGCCGATGTTTCTGCAAGGCCAGGAATTCTGTGCGTCGAGCCCGTTCCTCTACTACGCCGATCTCGCGGAAGAACTGGGCCGCATCGTGTGGGAGGGCCGCAAATCGTTCCTGAGCCAGTTCCCGAGTCTCGCCACGCTGGACATGCAGGCGACGTTGCCCGATCCCTGCGCGCGGCGTACGTTCGAGCAATGCAAACTCGATTTATCGGAACGGCAATCGCACGCGCATGAATATCGTCTGCATGTCGATCTTTTGCAGCTGCGCAAATCAGACCCCGTGCTTCAGCGGCAAGACGCAACCATGCTCGACGGCGTCGCGTTCTCGACGGACGCGCTGGCGCTGCGCTATTTTACCGACGAAGGCTACGATCGATTGATTCTGACGAACTTCGGCCGCGACCTGTCGGTGACGCCGCCGTCACAGCCGTTGCTGGCCGCGCCGGCGAAACGCCACTGGGAATTGATCTGGAGCAGCGAACACCCCAAGTACGGCGGTCAAGGGACGTCGCCCTGGAAAACCGACGCCGGCTGGTGCTTGGCGGCGGACACGACGCTGCTATTTGCCGCGGCGGATTGAAGCAAAGTCGCTGTTTCTAGCGCACGTCGTCGGATGAAGTGAATCGCCAGCCCGCCTACGAGCAGCAGGACAAGTGTCAGCGAACTCGACTCCGGCACTGGGGTGAGGAGAATCGCGGCGACATTGCCCTCAGGGGAACGGCCATAACCCGCGATTTGGCCTCGATTGTTGAGGTCTTCGGCATGGAGCAGTCGCGAGCCGGACGCCGGATCGATGAGATCACTCAAATCAACGATTTTCCCGTCCTCCCAGAGGAATGCGCTGGCCGTCCGCCGAAGGCTGCCATAGCTTGTTCCGACAATCGGCGCATCATCGTTAACTGCAAGCGCCTCGCTCCAACTGTAAACGGCGGTCGCAAATGTCGCCAACAATAACATGAGCCGCAACCGAATCGAAAGCATTACCGGGCGTCTCCTCGATGACCAATCTTCGTACACTGTCCAACGGCGCTTCGATTCGGCCGGAGGCGCTCTGCTCGTCCCAACCGTTTCGCCTTAGCAACGGCCTCACGCACGCCGCCGTTTCAAAGCGGGCCACGCGGATGCCAAATCGTTCAATGCACCGTTCGAGGCGAACTGGGCAAACACCGCGTCCACCAAATTAGATGCTCCCGGTCGCGCCAAACTCTTCGGTTTGCCAACGGTCACGTCGTCGGCACTCCTACTTGCCTGCGGCGCTGGAAAACTTGTCCCAAAGTTATTCCGCACCGCGTTCAGGTCGATCAAGTTCACAATGAAGTCGCCATTCGAGTCGCCGGGGATTGGTCGCAGGATATCCAGAGTAAAGCTATCAATTGTGGCGGTCTGCTGCACGGTGGTCGTTGGACTTGTGTGTTGGACGCCCAAGTACAAGTCGAATTCGACGTTCAGAAACGCCAATT includes:
- a CDS encoding alpha-amylase family glycosyl hydrolase, yielding MNLFAPCRLYGTPEDFRAFVNHAHELGIGLILDVVYNHFGPVGNYLAQYSDHYFTDRHVTEWGAAINFDDADSAIVRDYFLTNVRYWIEEFHLDGYRFDATQAIADCSPRHILAEMSEVARAAAKGRRIHLSVENQPQDVINLRATKSGGFGMDAIWNDDFHHSARVCATGRNEGYYRDFAGHAQELVTAARHGFLYQGQARVNGQERGSGTRGFDAWSFVSFLQNHDQVANSAYGLRLHQLASPARFRALTALWLFMPQTPMFLQGQEFCASSPFLYYADLAEELGRIVWEGRKSFLSQFPSLATLDMQATLPDPCARRTFEQCKLDLSERQSHAHEYRLHVDLLQLRKSDPVLQRQDATMLDGVAFSTDALALRYFTDEGYDRLILTNFGRDLSVTPPSQPLLAAPAKRHWELIWSSEHPKYGGQGTSPWKTDAGWCLAADTTLLFAAAD